A genomic stretch from Petrimonas mucosa includes:
- the ltrA gene encoding group II intron reverse transcriptase/maturase gives MAQPQAITYQYDLFSEQRQDVIRPFPTSETVCGASGTKAFQVKEAGEQERALTPDLMSLVLSHDNIKAAYKQVKRNKGVAGIDQMPTGDFAEWYSQNAETLQSELYNGAYQPQGVKQVEIPKPNGGKRKLGIPTVTDRIIQQAISQVLNPIYERKFSDHSYGFRPNRKAHQALKKGSEYVSEGRVIVVDMDLKTFFDVVNHDRLMYLLSTTISDKTLLWLIRKYLQSGILIDGVVSQRTEGMPQGSPLSPLLSNIVLDELDKELERRGHKFVRYADDCNIYVRSQRAGERLLASISVFIETKLKLLVNKEKSRVCPVNHTKFLGYTIQRDGSLSIANESVKRFKEKVRKLTKRNRGVNFEQIIVELEPVMRGWLNYFRHARCKRLLENIDSWIRRKLRCYRLKQCKRVITLQQFLKSHGVETWQSWILALSGKGLWCKSGCPQAHQALSNRWFNDVGLYNLSLNYARLNH, from the coding sequence ATGGCGCAACCGCAAGCGATAACGTACCAATATGACCTGTTTAGTGAGCAGCGTCAGGATGTTATCCGCCCTTTTCCCACGAGTGAAACCGTATGTGGAGCTTCGGGAACAAAGGCGTTTCAAGTAAAAGAAGCAGGCGAACAGGAACGAGCCTTAACCCCCGATTTAATGAGCTTGGTGTTGTCTCACGACAATATCAAGGCAGCCTACAAACAGGTAAAACGCAACAAAGGCGTTGCGGGTATTGACCAAATGCCGACAGGAGATTTTGCTGAATGGTATTCTCAAAATGCAGAAACGTTGCAAAGCGAACTTTACAACGGCGCTTACCAACCGCAAGGGGTAAAACAGGTCGAAATCCCGAAACCCAACGGCGGCAAACGCAAATTGGGTATCCCGACGGTAACGGACAGGATAATCCAACAAGCGATTTCCCAGGTGCTCAATCCTATTTACGAACGAAAATTTTCCGACCACAGTTATGGTTTTCGCCCCAACCGCAAAGCACACCAAGCATTAAAGAAAGGCAGCGAATACGTATCAGAGGGTAGAGTAATCGTTGTAGATATGGATTTGAAAACGTTTTTCGATGTGGTCAACCACGACCGTTTAATGTATCTGCTATCAACCACCATCAGCGATAAAACGCTTTTGTGGCTGATACGCAAATACCTTCAAAGCGGTATACTGATAGACGGGGTTGTAAGCCAACGTACCGAAGGGATGCCGCAGGGCAGTCCTCTTTCACCCTTGCTGTCCAACATCGTTTTAGACGAACTGGACAAAGAGTTGGAAAGGCGGGGACACAAATTTGTTCGCTACGCGGACGATTGCAACATCTACGTACGCAGCCAACGGGCAGGCGAGAGATTGTTGGCATCGATAAGCGTATTTATCGAAACCAAGTTGAAATTACTAGTAAACAAAGAGAAAAGCCGGGTATGTCCGGTCAATCACACCAAATTCTTGGGCTATACCATTCAAAGGGATGGCAGTCTGAGCATAGCCAACGAAAGTGTAAAACGCTTTAAGGAAAAGGTACGGAAGTTAACCAAACGCAATAGGGGCGTGAATTTTGAACAAATTATTGTGGAACTCGAACCTGTGATGCGCGGTTGGCTTAACTACTTTCGGCATGCACGCTGTAAACGCCTGTTGGAGAATATAGATTCTTGGATACGGCGAAAACTTCGGTGCTATCGCTTAAAGCAATGCAAGCGTGTAATTACGCTTCAGCAATTTTTGAAAAGCCACGGTGTGGAGACTTGGCAAAGTTGGATATTGGCTCTTTCGGGGAAAGGGCTTTGGTGTAAATCGGGATGCCCGCAAGCGCATCAAGCCTTGTCCAACCGGTGGTTCAACGATGTAGGTCTTTACAATCTCTCATTAAATTATGCAAGGTTAAACCATTAA
- a CDS encoding PG0541 family transporter-associated protein, giving the protein MKAVMIMLDQAHYDQIVENLSRLNIRGFTSWKEVYGRGSSDGIPHYGSHAWPSVNNAILTIVEDDKVRSLLSFLRELDSESENLGLRAFVWNVEGMI; this is encoded by the coding sequence ATGAAGGCAGTAATGATTATGCTCGACCAGGCGCACTACGATCAGATCGTGGAGAACCTGAGCCGGCTCAATATACGCGGCTTTACCTCCTGGAAAGAGGTATACGGCAGGGGCAGCAGTGATGGTATTCCCCATTACGGGAGCCACGCCTGGCCCTCGGTGAACAATGCCATCCTCACCATCGTGGAGGATGATAAGGTGAGAAGCCTGTTGTCCTTCCTGCGGGAACTGGATAGTGAATCGGAAAACCTGGGTCTACGTGCATTTGTCTGGAACGTGGAAGGGATGATTTAA
- a CDS encoding efflux RND transporter permease subunit, translating into MKPYETAVKNPVGTALIFIGVVLIGLMFYRQLPIDLYPNIDMNIVSVMTSYSGAGAEDVEANVTRPLEDALNSTEKLKEITSQSKDGISIIILEFEYGTNMDEVMNDVRDKVSMISGYLPDGTEDPMILKFSSDMIPVVILSATARESSAALYKILDEQVANPLNRISGVGTVSVSGAPEREVQVNVIPQKLEAYNLSVEQIAQVIAAENVNVPAGNIDIGSQTYMLRLEGQFSNSDQLNNIIVGSSLGKPIYLRDVATVSDTLESRIQESYTNGERSATIVVQKQSGANSVQIADAVKAELTVLQKNLPPDIKLVTVMDTSDYIKVSINSLLETIILALIIVGIIVLLFLGRWRATIIVMVTIPISLIGSFIYLYLTGNTINIISLSALSITIGMVVDDAIVVLENITSHIERGSRPKQAAIYGTEEVSLSVIASTLTIIAVFLPMTMVGGFAGVMFKQLGWMVTIIISLSLIIALTLTPMMSSGMLRATKDITMNGFDRWYSQRILPLLDAIDNLYARLVNQVARRRKTTLVTIILIFLVSVVISALTLKTEFMPASDNNSIAITVEMPTGTRMELARETGHRFAEQMKGKYPEIEIISFSVGAASEDNTWAAMQDNASNIITYRIRLTEAKNRKKSIYDVSDEMRQDLAAMPEVRRFKVQPGGGEMGMTGGSNVELEIYGYDLLLTSRVAEELQARMEEVKGLRDITISRKDYRLEYQVQFDREKLALNGLSMSTAAGAIRNRINGLVLSRYREEGEEYDIRVRFDEKYRESIEDIENILIYNPMGVGVRIRDLGTVVETSTLPQIDRQDRQRIVKVSGTIYGRALSEVVADVNSVLDSYDLPSGVQIEIGGSMEEQQESFSQLGLLLILVSLLVYIVLASQFESLTYPFMIILTVPFAFTGSILLLSLSGEPLGIMGFVGLIMLVGMVVKNAIVLIDYINLNRERGMSIITAVVHGGRSRLRPVLMTTLTTILGMIPLAIGTGQGSEMWKALGISIIGGMTFSTIITLVLIPALYSIMAGNGVRRRRRKHRNLLVKKQLNG; encoded by the coding sequence TATTCGGGTGCGGGTGCTGAGGATGTTGAGGCAAACGTGACGCGTCCGCTGGAAGATGCACTCAACTCGACCGAGAAACTGAAGGAGATCACCTCCCAGTCGAAAGATGGAATCTCCATCATCATACTCGAGTTTGAGTATGGTACCAATATGGACGAGGTGATGAACGACGTGCGGGACAAGGTGAGCATGATTTCCGGTTACCTGCCGGACGGGACCGAGGACCCGATGATTCTCAAGTTCAGTTCCGACATGATCCCGGTGGTAATCCTTTCGGCTACGGCCCGGGAGAGTTCGGCCGCCCTGTACAAGATACTTGATGAACAGGTGGCCAACCCGCTCAACAGGATCTCCGGCGTGGGAACTGTCTCGGTGTCGGGTGCCCCGGAACGGGAGGTGCAGGTCAATGTGATTCCGCAAAAACTGGAAGCCTACAACCTGTCGGTCGAACAGATCGCGCAGGTGATTGCCGCCGAGAATGTGAACGTGCCGGCCGGTAACATCGATATCGGCTCACAGACCTACATGCTCCGCCTCGAAGGTCAGTTCAGCAACAGTGACCAGCTGAACAACATCATCGTGGGCAGCAGCCTGGGCAAACCGATCTACCTGCGTGATGTGGCCACGGTGAGCGATACACTCGAGTCGCGCATTCAGGAGAGCTATACCAATGGAGAGAGGAGTGCCACCATTGTAGTGCAGAAGCAGTCGGGTGCCAACTCGGTGCAGATTGCCGATGCGGTAAAGGCTGAACTCACCGTTTTGCAGAAGAACCTGCCGCCAGATATCAAGCTGGTGACGGTAATGGATACGTCGGACTATATCAAGGTGTCGATCAACAGTCTGCTGGAGACCATCATCCTGGCATTGATCATAGTGGGAATCATCGTGCTCCTCTTCCTGGGTAGATGGCGTGCCACCATCATCGTGATGGTGACCATCCCGATCTCGCTGATCGGCTCCTTCATCTACCTCTATCTTACCGGCAATACGATCAATATCATCTCGCTCTCGGCGCTCTCCATTACCATCGGTATGGTGGTGGACGATGCGATCGTGGTGCTGGAGAATATCACTTCGCATATCGAAAGGGGGAGCCGTCCGAAGCAGGCCGCTATTTACGGAACCGAGGAGGTATCCCTGTCGGTAATTGCTTCCACGCTGACCATCATCGCGGTATTCCTGCCGATGACCATGGTAGGCGGTTTTGCCGGTGTGATGTTCAAGCAGCTGGGCTGGATGGTGACCATCATCATCTCCCTGTCGCTGATCATCGCTCTTACACTTACTCCCATGATGAGTTCAGGTATGCTGCGTGCGACCAAGGATATCACAATGAACGGTTTCGACCGCTGGTACAGTCAACGGATATTGCCCCTGCTCGACGCGATCGACAATCTCTATGCCCGTTTGGTAAACCAGGTAGCTCGCAGGCGGAAGACCACTCTTGTTACCATTATATTGATCTTCCTGGTAAGTGTGGTAATCAGCGCCCTCACCCTGAAGACCGAATTCATGCCGGCATCCGACAACAACTCCATCGCCATAACAGTGGAGATGCCCACCGGTACCCGGATGGAGCTGGCCAGGGAGACTGGACACCGCTTTGCCGAACAGATGAAAGGCAAATATCCGGAGATCGAGATCATCTCCTTCAGCGTGGGTGCCGCCAGTGAGGATAATACCTGGGCTGCCATGCAGGATAACGCATCCAACATCATCACCTACCGGATCCGTCTCACCGAGGCGAAAAACCGGAAAAAGAGCATTTACGATGTATCTGACGAGATGCGCCAGGATCTGGCCGCCATGCCGGAGGTCCGCCGTTTCAAGGTGCAACCGGGCGGAGGTGAGATGGGAATGACCGGAGGCAGCAATGTGGAACTGGAGATTTACGGTTACGACCTGCTGCTGACCAGCAGGGTGGCCGAAGAGCTGCAGGCAAGAATGGAAGAGGTAAAGGGGTTGCGCGATATCACCATCTCCCGCAAGGATTACCGTCTGGAATACCAGGTGCAGTTCGACCGGGAGAAGCTGGCGCTTAACGGCCTTAGCATGAGTACCGCTGCAGGTGCCATCCGTAACCGGATCAACGGGCTTGTCCTCTCCCGTTACCGGGAAGAGGGCGAGGAGTATGACATCCGGGTGCGCTTTGACGAGAAGTACAGGGAGTCGATTGAAGATATCGAGAACATTCTGATCTACAATCCAATGGGTGTTGGCGTGAGGATTCGCGACCTGGGTACGGTAGTGGAGACATCAACCCTTCCGCAGATCGATCGTCAAGACCGCCAACGTATTGTGAAGGTGAGCGGTACAATCTATGGTCGTGCCCTGAGTGAGGTGGTGGCCGATGTGAACAGCGTGCTCGACAGCTATGATCTTCCCTCAGGCGTACAGATCGAGATCGGCGGATCGATGGAGGAGCAGCAGGAATCATTCTCCCAACTGGGGCTGTTATTGATCCTCGTTTCGTTGCTGGTCTACATCGTACTGGCATCGCAGTTTGAGTCGCTCACCTATCCCTTCATGATTATCCTGACGGTACCCTTTGCCTTCACCGGCTCGATCCTGCTGTTGTCGCTCTCCGGCGAACCGTTGGGAATCATGGGCTTCGTGGGGTTGATCATGCTGGTGGGTATGGTGGTGAAGAACGCCATCGTGCTGATCGACTACATCAACCTGAACCGTGAGAGAGGCATGTCGATCATCACGGCAGTAGTACATGGCGGACGCTCCCGCTTGCGGCCTGTACTGATGACAACCCTTACCACCATCCTCGGTATGATACCGCTGGCTATCGGTACCGGACAGGGCTCGGAGATGTGGAAGGCTCTCGGTATCTCCATTATCGGAGGTATGACCTTCTCCACCATCATCACGCTGGTATTGATACCGGCTCTCTATTCCATAATGGCGGGTAACGGTGTGCGCCGCAGACGCAGGAAACACCGCAATCTACTGGTAAAAAAACAGCTGAACGGATAA